The following is a genomic window from Streptomyces chrestomyceticus JCM 4735.
CGCAGGGCGCGCTCCTCGGCCTCGGCGCAGCGGATGGTCACCACCCACTCGCCGTCACCGGACGCGTCGCCCCAGCCGACCATACCGGTGAAGAAGCCGCGGTCGAACGGTTCGGTGTCGGTGATCACCTGCCGGGCGGTGTCGGTGGGGGTGCCGCAGACCGCCGGGGTGGGGTGCAGGGCGCAGGCCAGCTCCAGGGCGGAGGTGTCCGGCGCGGCGAGGGTGGCGGTGACGGTGGTGGACAGGTGCCACATGGCGGCGGTGCGCACCAGGGTGGGCCGGACGGGGACGTCGAGGTCGGAGCAGTACGGGGCGAGGGCCCGGTGGACGGCGTCCACGACGACGGCGTGCTCGTGCAGGTCCTTGGCGGACTCCAGCAGGGCGGCGGCCCGGCGGACGTCCTCGGCCAGGTCGTCGCTGCGCGGTATGGACCCGGCCAGCGGGTTGGCGACGACGCGCCGGCCGCGCCGGGTGACCAGCAGTTCGGGGCTGGCGCCGAGGAGGGTGCGGCCGGGCGCGGTGGGCAGCGCGAAGGTGTAGCCGGAGGGGTCGCGGCGGGCCAGTCGCTGGAGCAGCGCGGGGATGTCGAGCGTCTCGGGGGTGGTCAGTTCGAGGGTGCGGGCGAGGACGACCTTGCTGAACTCGCCGCGCCACATGCGCTCGACCGCGGCGGCCACGCCGGCGCCATAGACCTCGGGGGCCGGTACGGGTCTGATGTCCCAGTGGGTCGCGGCGGGCGGGTCGGCGGGCAGCGCGATCAGCGGGTCGGCGGTGAGCGGCGGCGCGGTGCGGACGGTGGCGGGCACGGTGAGCGCGGACGGGGCCGTCTGGTCGAAGGGCACGGCGCCGATGACCATGGGGGCGTCGTGCCCCGCGGCCTGTGCGGCGCCAAGGGTGGCGGCGACCCGCCGGTGCAGGGGGCGTTCGTCGTGCGGGACTTCGCTGTGGGTGCCCTGCGCGAGGATGGTGCGCGTGGGCGTGCCGAGGAAGCGGGCGCCGGGGGTGTAGGCGCCCAGGAGCGAGGTGGCCGCTCCCACGGCGGGGTGGGCCGTCTCGGCGAGGGGGACGTGCGTGGCGACTTCGGGTGCCGTCGGCACGGGAGCTCCAATTCTCGGAAGGGTGCGAGGTTCCGGGGTATGGCTGATACGGGTGGTGGTGCGGAGGGGGCGTGCGGAGAGCGGGGGTGCGGTGTGCGCGCGTCCCGGGCGGCGGGGCGCGGCGCGGGTCACCGCAGGGTGGCGCCGCCGTCGACGTACAGCTCCTGCATGGTGATGTGCCGGGCGCGGTCGGAGGCGAGGAAGACGACCGCGTCGGCGATGTCGGACGGGTCGGCGATCCGGCCGAGAGGGATGCCGGTGCGGTACGTCTGCGGGTCGCCGGCGATGACACGGCGGGGGGCGTCGTCGTCGGTCCACAGCGCGCGTTGCATGGCGGTGTCGGTGGAGCCGGGCGCGACGATGTTGCAGCGCACTCCGCTGCGGGCGAGTTCGAGCCCCAGACATTTGGTGTACATGGCCGCCGCGGCCTTGGAGGCGGCGTACGCGGCCATTCCGGTACGGGGGACGCCGGCGGCGTTGGAGCCGACGGTGACGATGCTTCCGGCGCCGCGCTCGACCATGTGCGGGGCGACGGCGCGTGACGTGTGGAAGACGCCGGTGGTGTTCACGGCGAAGGTGTCGGCCCAGTCGGCGTCGGTCAGCTCGGCGGCGGCGCCGGGCCGCAGGATGCCGGCGACGTTCACCAGGACGGCGATCGGGCCGAGTTCGCGCTCGACGCGTTCGACGGTGGCGTCGACCGCGGTGCGGTCGGTGACGTCCATGGCCTCGGTGGTGACGGTTCCGGCGCCGTCGTCCCCGGCGGGCGCTGCCGCGGGTGCGGTGCGGTCGGTGGCCACGACGTGGGCGCCCTGTCGCGCCAGGGCGGCGGCGACCGCGGCGCCGATGCCCTGCCCGGCGCCGGTCACCAGCGCGATACGGCCGGTGAATTCGGCACGGCCCGGTATGTGCTCAGGCATGAGCAACCTCCCCATTTGTTAGGCAAGCCTAACCTAATATAGGACAGGCGCCCAGCCACTCTGCCATTCCGCCCGCACGCCGCAGAAATGGTTAGGCTAGCCTCACCTTATGCAAAAGCAGCGTACGGGTATAGCCACCCCGCCCTCCGAACACGGCGCCGAAGGCGTCGCGTTGCCGGGCGCGGTGGCGCAAAAGGCTGCCCGACCCCCTGCCGATGACCCGCGCTTTGCCTCCGGACGACCCGCCGCCGGCCCCGGCGAGCGCACCGAGGACGAGCACCCCTCGGAAGAGCGTCCCGCCGGCACCACGCGCCGCACCGTCGCGCTCGCCGTGGCGGGCTTCACCGCCGCCGTCCTCGTCCTGGCCGCCGTGTCCCTGTGCGTCGGCGCCGGCGAGGTCGGCGCGAGCGGCGTCCTGGACTACCTGCTCGACCGCGGCGGCGCGCGCAGCGACCCGCGGCTGGCTCTCGTCGTCGGCGACCTGCGGCTGCCCCGTACGCTCACCGCCCTGCTCGTCGGCGGCGCGCTCGGCGTCGCCGGGTGCCTGCTCCAGGCCGTCACCCGCAACCCGCTCGCCGAGACCGGTCTGCTCGGCGTCAACGCCGGGGCCTCGTTCGGTGTCGTGGCGGGCATCGCGCTGCTGGGCCTGGACAGCGGCTACGCCTACCTGGTGTGCGCGTTCGCCGGGGCGGTGGTCGCCAGTGGACTGGTGCTGCTCATCGCGGGGCGCCGGGGCGGTGGTTCGCCGATGCGGCTGGTGCTGGCCGGATCCGCGCTGGGCGCCACCTTCGGCGGGCTGACCAGTGTGATCGTGGTGAACTCGGCGGAGACCTACGACCGGTTCCGGTTCTGGGTACTCGGTTCGCTGGCCGGGGTGGAGGGGTTCGGCGAACTGGGCCGGCTCGCGCCCGTGCTCGTCGTCGGGTTCCTGGTGGCGCTGCTGGTCGCCCGGCCGCTGTCCGCGCTGGCGCTCGGCGACGACCTGGCCCGCAGCCTCGGCCACCGGCCGCCGGTGATCCGTACGGTGGTCGCCGTCGGCGTGACGCTGCTGACCGCGGCCGCGGTGGCGCTGGCCGGTCCCATCTCCTTCCTCGGGCTGCTGGCGGGCTTCCTGGCGCGGGCGGTCGCCGGGACCCGGCTCGCCGCCCGGCTGCTGCTGGCCGGGCTGATCGGTGCCGCCGTCCTGGTCCTCGCGGACGTGGCGGCCCGGGTGGTCTCCCGCCCGTTCGAGGCGCCGGTCTCCGTCATCGTGGCGCTGATCGGCGCGCCCGTCCTCATCGGCATCGTCCGGTCCCGGCAGCTCACCGCGATGGGCATGACCGAACCGGCGACCGAGGAGCGCACGCCGGGCAAGGCGGCGCGCGGCGTACTGCACGCGCTGCGGGAGCGCCTGACGCGCCGTCTCCCGAAGCCCCGTGCCCCGAAGCCCGGCCGGGTGCGCCCCGCCGACACGTTCGTGCTGCGCCGCGGCCCGCTCTCCTTCCTGGTCGCCCGGCGCGCCACGCTCGCGGGGCTCCTGCTGGCCGTGCTGCTCCTGGTGGCGGTGGTGCTGTCCGCGTACGCCGGGCAGAGCGACATGGGCGTGACCCGCACCTTCCAGGCGATCTTCGGCCAGGGCGACCGGTTCGACGTCCTGCTGGTGCAGAAGTTCCGGCTCGGGCGCATCGTGGCCGGGCTGGCGGCGGGCGCGGCGCTGGGCCTGGCCGGCTGCCTCACCCAGACGCTGGCCCGCAACCGGCTCGCCACCCCCGAACTGCTCGGCGTGAACGACGGCGCGACCGCCGCCGTCCTGCTGTCCGTCACCCTCAGCGCGACCGGCACGTTCGGCGCCTGGTGGGCGGGCCCGCTGGGCGCGCTGGTCGCGGCGATCGTGGTCACCGTCGTCTCCGGGGGCCTCGGACAGCGCGGCTACCGCGTGCTGGTCGTGGGCCTGGCGATGTCCGCGCTGGCCTCCGCCGCCACCCAGGTGGCCCTGTCCCGGCGCTCGCTCAACTCGGCGAGCTCGCTGTACGTGTGGACCTCGGGCAGCCTCAACGGACGCAGCTACGCGGTCGCCGTGCCCGTCCTGATCGGCCTGGCCGTGCTGGTCCCGCTGAGCCTGGCGGTCGCCCGCCATCTGGGCGTGCTGCGCTTCGACGACGCCACGGCCTCCTCGCTGGGCGCCACTCCGGGCCGTACGCGCGCGGTGTGCCTGCTGCTGGCGGTGGCGCTGGCGGGCCTGGCCGTCGGTATCTGCGGGCCGGTCGGTTTCGTGGCGCTGGCCTCGCCGGTCATCGCGTCGCGGCTGGCGGGGCCGCTGCGGGTGCCGCTGGTCGGCACGATGCTGACGGGCGCGCTGCTGGTGGTGGCGGCGGACACGGTCGGCAGGATCGTTTTCGCGGGCACGGAGGTGCCGGTGGGTGTGGTGACGACGGTGCTGGGCGGGCCCTTCCTGCTGTGGGTGCTGCTGGGCCGTTCGGCGGCGACCCGTGTCTGACGCGATGTCTTCTCCTGACGCACCCGACGAGAGGGGTACGGAAGTGACCGCTGTCCGGAGTCCGCTGCTGCGCGGCCTCGCCGAGGACGTACGGGCCGGACGGCCCGGCGCCGAGGAGGAGTTCTGGCACCGCGCCGAGGCGGCCGGGACGCCGCTCGTGGAACCGGACCCGGACGGCGAGCCGGGCCACGTCCTGGTCACGTTCGTTTGGCGGGACGATCCGGCCCGCCCGGCCACCGACGTACTGACGCTCCTCCACACCGTCACCGACCGGGACCGGCACGCGGGCGACCTGACGCCGAACCTGATGACCCGCGTCGAGGGCACCGCGGTCTGGGCCCTCAGCCACCGGCTGCGCTCCGACCACCGCGCCTCGTACCAGTTCCACCCCGGCACCGGCCCGCGCGAGGACCTGCTGCGTACGGACCGCAAGGCGTGGCTGAAGGTCCTGGACAGCGCCGTCCCCGACCCGTTGAACACCGCGCCCGTCCTGCCGTCGCGGGACGGCCGCAACCCGGCCTCCGTACTGGAGCTGCCCGGCGCCCCGGCACAGCCGTGCACCGGCCGCAGGCCCGACGCGGCGCGCGGCACCTCCGTACAGACCCAGGTGGACGGCAGGAACATCACGGCTCATCTGCCGCCCGGCCACCGCACGGACGGCGGCCCGTACGCGGTCGCGGTACTGCTGGACGGCGAGATGTGGGGCCCGGTCCTCGGCGCCGGTGACCTGCTCGACAATCTGCACGCCGACGCCTCCGTACCGCCGACGGTCGCCCTGCTCGTGGACACGATGGGGCGGCGGATGGAAGACCTCAGTTGCAGCGGGGAGTTCGTCGACTGGCTGGCGGACACGCTGCTGCCGTGGGCCGCCGACGCGTACGGGGCGGGGCTGCGCCCGGAACGTACCGTCGTCGCGGGGCAGAGCGCGGGCGGCCTGACCGCGGCATACGC
Proteins encoded in this region:
- the dhbC gene encoding isochorismate synthase DhbC, with translation MPTAPEVATHVPLAETAHPAVGAATSLLGAYTPGARFLGTPTRTILAQGTHSEVPHDERPLHRRVAATLGAAQAAGHDAPMVIGAVPFDQTAPSALTVPATVRTAPPLTADPLIALPADPPAATHWDIRPVPAPEVYGAGVAAAVERMWRGEFSKVVLARTLELTTPETLDIPALLQRLARRDPSGYTFALPTAPGRTLLGASPELLVTRRGRRVVANPLAGSIPRSDDLAEDVRRAAALLESAKDLHEHAVVVDAVHRALAPYCSDLDVPVRPTLVRTAAMWHLSTTVTATLAAPDTSALELACALHPTPAVCGTPTDTARQVITDTEPFDRGFFTGMVGWGDASGDGEWVVTIRCAEAEERALRLYAGAGIVAASDPGAETAETGAKFRTFLSAVGAEL
- a CDS encoding 2,3-dihydro-2,3-dihydroxybenzoate dehydrogenase; amino-acid sequence: MPEHIPGRAEFTGRIALVTGAGQGIGAAVAAALARQGAHVVATDRTAPAAAPAGDDGAGTVTTEAMDVTDRTAVDATVERVERELGPIAVLVNVAGILRPGAAAELTDADWADTFAVNTTGVFHTSRAVAPHMVERGAGSIVTVGSNAAGVPRTGMAAYAASKAAAAMYTKCLGLELARSGVRCNIVAPGSTDTAMQRALWTDDDAPRRVIAGDPQTYRTGIPLGRIADPSDIADAVVFLASDRARHITMQELYVDGGATLR
- the fhuB gene encoding Fe(3+)-hydroxamate ABC transporter permease FhuB, with translation MQKQRTGIATPPSEHGAEGVALPGAVAQKAARPPADDPRFASGRPAAGPGERTEDEHPSEERPAGTTRRTVALAVAGFTAAVLVLAAVSLCVGAGEVGASGVLDYLLDRGGARSDPRLALVVGDLRLPRTLTALLVGGALGVAGCLLQAVTRNPLAETGLLGVNAGASFGVVAGIALLGLDSGYAYLVCAFAGAVVASGLVLLIAGRRGGGSPMRLVLAGSALGATFGGLTSVIVVNSAETYDRFRFWVLGSLAGVEGFGELGRLAPVLVVGFLVALLVARPLSALALGDDLARSLGHRPPVIRTVVAVGVTLLTAAAVALAGPISFLGLLAGFLARAVAGTRLAARLLLAGLIGAAVLVLADVAARVVSRPFEAPVSVIVALIGAPVLIGIVRSRQLTAMGMTEPATEERTPGKAARGVLHALRERLTRRLPKPRAPKPGRVRPADTFVLRRGPLSFLVARRATLAGLLLAVLLLVAVVLSAYAGQSDMGVTRTFQAIFGQGDRFDVLLVQKFRLGRIVAGLAAGAALGLAGCLTQTLARNRLATPELLGVNDGATAAVLLSVTLSATGTFGAWWAGPLGALVAAIVVTVVSGGLGQRGYRVLVVGLAMSALASAATQVALSRRSLNSASSLYVWTSGSLNGRSYAVAVPVLIGLAVLVPLSLAVARHLGVLRFDDATASSLGATPGRTRAVCLLLAVALAGLAVGICGPVGFVALASPVIASRLAGPLRVPLVGTMLTGALLVVAADTVGRIVFAGTEVPVGVVTTVLGGPFLLWVLLGRSAATRV
- the fes gene encoding enterochelin esterase, encoding MSSPDAPDERGTEVTAVRSPLLRGLAEDVRAGRPGAEEEFWHRAEAAGTPLVEPDPDGEPGHVLVTFVWRDDPARPATDVLTLLHTVTDRDRHAGDLTPNLMTRVEGTAVWALSHRLRSDHRASYQFHPGTGPREDLLRTDRKAWLKVLDSAVPDPLNTAPVLPSRDGRNPASVLELPGAPAQPCTGRRPDAARGTSVQTQVDGRNITAHLPPGHRTDGGPYAVAVLLDGEMWGPVLGAGDLLDNLHADASVPPTVALLVDTMGRRMEDLSCSGEFVDWLADTLLPWAADAYGAGLRPERTVVAGQSAGGLTAAYAAFRRPDRFGLALSQSGSFWWPDDERGTEWLTGQYATAERRPVRLRLEVGLQEWMLLAENRRLRNVLRARGYDVTYEEFNGGHDYACWRGGLAAGLADLLSGG